CTGTATGGTTTGAAGGAGTTGCCGAAGCCATTGGAGATGGAGCAGTTGTGTGAGAAATGGAGGCCTTATAGGTCTGTTGGGTCTTGGTACATGTGGAGGTACATGGAGGCCAAGGGGGTCTTATAGTAGCAATTGTGGAGGGCTCTTATGGTTTTGGAACTTTTTCGAATTCTCGGGTAATGGAACTTTCGCTCTGAACTAATTCAATCTTAAGAATCACTTTTGTAGTTTGTGTATATTTGTTGTATCATTGAAGAATTTCTGAACTGGTTCATTGGTTTATCATTGTTAGACTGAAATTTGAATCTTAAGTTACTTTGTAATCTTTTGTTTGTGTAATGAAAGATGAATATTGAGTGTTTGCTAGTAGATATAGAGCTTGAGGATTAGTTCTGCGTCAAAGTTGGTCCAACTGTAGCATCACTTAGATGTGTGATGTCCTGTTTGATAATTATATGACTAAGGTTTGATTGGTGGTTGATAAGCATCATTATTGAAACACCCATTGTGGATCATGTCTTTATTTGTGGCCTGTAGACGATAAGTTACCATTCTACCATCTTAATCATATGGCCAGGGATTGGAGTTTTGAGTTCCTCGATTTTGTTGTCTGGATATAACAGATCTTTTTTGGGCTTGAGCTCTTGAGtcgtttgtttttttggtgaaaaacTCTCGAGTCTTTATTGAACCCCAGTTATCTTCTATCTGGATTCTGAGTTGTCGCAGTGCTTAACAGATTCTGAGTTGTAGTTCTTTAATTTGGTTGTCTTCTTATgacttgtttttatttttatttttttgggctGAGCTCTGGAATGAAACCACAACCTCACTTGTGTTGCAAAATCAGAGCTAGTCATAACTTATAAGTTTAAACATCTTACCAGAGGAGATTGTTGTAAATGACACCAAAACACTTAGACCCCAACCCAAGCAAATAACATTGAAAGCAAAACAAGGATATCAAGCTGTTGAAACGTGTAAAGCTCATTTTTAATGTATTCGGTACGGTACGGTACAGTACCGAATATCTCCTCATCCCAAATGAAATGGTATGAAATCAGTATGGTACGGTATGGTTAGTGTACGATTTCGGTATTTCGGTATTTCGGTATTagatgcccacccctattATGAAGCACGGATATGCCAATTTAACTCCGTATCCCGTATCTGATACAATATGCGTACGATACGCTCCGATAAACTTCGGATACATATCGGAGTCAACAGACACGGGTATCCGGCTTTTCAGATAAGTGGGAGTAGGAATCTTGAGAATAACCTGTGTGTTTACAGCTCACTTGTACATAAAGTATATACAGAAACTCTCATTGGTTGTAGGATGAAGGAGATTTGATCCTGATTGAGTTGTAATTGCTGGAGGATTTGCGTGGATTTGATCCTTGAGTGAAATGAATgttatttaaaatatgttttgaattatatatatttttattgctatatattaaattattaatatatatttttaattcttctATCCATGATGTATCGTATCCTAGTTTTTAGAGATTTGCCTTCTCGTCGTGTCGTATTGCCGTGTCTATATCCGTATCCATGCTACATAGTAGGGAACCAAATATTCTGTTTATGACACTTGAGGAAACTTGCTAGTCCTTGAAGAATGATTGATATCGTCGATACATCGTAAAGATTCTAGTTCATATCCGATACTGACTTCAGTTTTGCAATTGAATCCTTGCGTTGCTTCCTATGTTTCGGATAGAGTTTCGGGTGGCTTTGCTTTTGATGGTTTGATGGTGCCCTTAATCTTATCGGATTGAGTAATAGATTGATTAGGATCATGCATATCTGCTTACCACTACATGCTTGCAGAGTGAAGGAATCTTATTAAAGGCAGAAAACCATGCAGACAAAGGCACATAGCCGAAAGCACACATTCGATCATTCtcggaaaattaaaaaaggcaCACAGAAGTTCTATGGTGAGGGTGATGTATGGACTATAGATGTGGACTTTCATATTAATCGATTTCTCTAAAtagtaatttcacttaagtttaatgaaatgatCTTATAGCTATTAGTTAATATGAAGGTCCACATGAGAAGTCCATATATGATACCCTCATTATAGAATTTTGCGGATAATTTTTGTCTGATCTTCTCAAAGGTGTAACCGCGTATTTTGTTGTGTATAGTTTTAGAATTCTGGCAGTTTGGCCCTATCCTCCAACCTGTATGTGAAGCTGGACGTAATGTAAGATGCGACTTTGATgatctataaaataaatgccAGAGTGTAAGCACAAGTCAGTAGTCAATGTTCAACTATATATGCTAGGAGGGATTCTTTTTAGAAGACAAAAGAATAGACATGACAGCAGTATATAATCATTATTTTGCTAGGTTTACATTCAAATCGCCGTTATGCTAAGAGCATCTCGAAAGGAGATGTAAAATactaaatattaaatttaaatttgatggttGATGTGATAATTTGACATCTTACACAGCTTTACACTCCACtcgatatgtcaaattaaattattattttattacattttagtattgatttatttttaattaaaaataaaataaaataaataaaataaaatattaatttgacatcttgcttttgggatgtcaaaaataacatctcaacctCTGATCTTCATTCCACATCAGCTTTGACACATTTGTTGAAGTGATGTgagatattatttttaattgttaaatATCCATGAGACATCTCCAATGCTAAACGTCAAATCTTATACCTAAATTCTTATATTGGGCCCTAAAAGTGCTGGTGGGCGCTTAGTTTTTTCCCTCCAAATGCACTAGGCTTGTAAGCAGATCTGATTTGGCTTGCATTCAAATTCGAATCAAtttattaattcatatatGATAAACATTGGATTCAGATCGAATTGATTTCAATCTGTATTTGATTTGTTAAAGTGATGAatcatcaaattttgaatatataGATTATCGAATCGAGAATCTCAATGTATCAATCTTACATTACTTATGTCAAATTCAGATCAAAATTGGATCCATCCACATCATTTAGGGTTTGAGTGAAATTCTGAGTATAGAGAATGGTAGGACCACTTAACAATTAGGGGGTGGTTAATAATGAGTATATAGTTGACCAATGCTCCACACCCCCTTGTTAACgtaaaggaaaggaagaaaaatgagaaaagtAGAGAGTGGAGGTGATTGGTGGTGGCTTCGCACGCACCAGTCATGACCTTAACCACCAAAATACCAAACTAAATGCACCACACACTTTAAAACGTGCATGCGCAGAGTGATGTGACTCATTCAAATCCATAGATCCAAATGTTATAGATTTCCTTGTCTCAACTCAGACTAATTCCAAagatttttggaaaaaaataaaaataaagaagaagaagaaaataaagccCTCTCTGCTCCATCCGTACAATTTGGCTCTCTTTATTCTTGGAACATTTGGTGTCCCATGTCCGTCCAAATTGCATAGGACCCCCCTCCCTGACCTCTCTCTCCAAATCCATAAAGCAGAGATGATAAGACGAATCAAATACACAACCTTTGTGTTTCTTGTCGTCTTTTTGGCTGTCAAGGTCTTATGTCGATGCATTTTGAATTTCCCGGAATTAGTATGTTTAGGGCTTTTTGTATTAGCAAGGTATTCGTAAGACGTATAACTTCAGTGATAGACCACTTATTTAGAAAACTCGGATTTCGGTCCTCACAACCTCACACCCtctctttatatatttttagtatTTGAAATAAACTGAAATACATGCCGTTGTTGGATCAAGAATATTGACAGTTACTAGTATTTTCTTTACCAAACagtggaaaaggaaaatgcaacTGAGGCTTCAGCATATGTGGTCCTCAACCTGATCATAAAGAAGTAGAAGTACccattcttttatttttccaggCTCTGTTATTACCCATCTGTAATGTTATGTCACTTCAGAATCTGATTTTTTAAAGTGGGCTTGGAGCCTTGAAAACATCACAGAATTCATCACATTTTGGCTAATGTTATTAAAAGTTTCCCAAATTTGAGACAAATCCAACCAAGAAATTGGTTCATTAGGGGTGCtgattataaatattaaaaaaaaaaaaaggaaaaggaaaaagaaaaaagtattttCTGGGTCATAAGTAAACTAAATTAGGCCCACGCTAACATCTTTATTATGACCTAGACAATGAAACCATAGACTAAGACCACGAACCCCTTTGGCTATTCAAAGACAACTACTGCCAACCCTGGCTTGGCCCCTCCCTCACCTGTGAAATGCCAGATTGAATAGagcaaacaaaagaaaagtgcGACAGGGACACCTGGAACAGTCCCAAATTGATAAATAGAGCCACTTGGCTGGGTTTCTGCCACGTCTCCAAAATCCCAGCATTTAATTACTTGTGTGCATGCACTGATtaggaaagaaaagcttgTCTGATTAGTTTAATCACAGATCTTATTCCTTTAATTTAAACGAGGCTTAACTACTTGGAAATTGTTCCCTCAAGCACACCAAAAAAATGGTTTAGACAGATCAAGGAAGTTCACAAGATATTCTTGGAATATAAAACTCAGCCCTAATAAACCATTAGTTATCTCAAATATAGTAATTCAAATTAATAAGAATTGTATCAAACAAACATTGTGTCAGAGAGTGCAAAATTGGGTGCATGCAACTGGCCAGCCACACAACTTTACAAATCATGAATTGAATTCAATTCATTGAATTCTAAGTATGAAGAATTCATGTGTTTGTTtcacattgaaaaattaaaaaagaaatagaattcacataaaattaggaattgaatttttgATTTTAGATGAATTCAAATCTTAGGTTAGAGgttgtattttaatttctagAGATCTAACCCATTaagaattcatctttttttaccTATTATATTCTCACataattttacaaattttaaatttgtcaTCTACTTTAACACAGCAACGAAGATATTTTAGTAGTTAGCACAACACAAATTCCAgttccatatggtttagtcaacaacttcaataagAATCCAGAATCTAACCAActtcaataaaaattcagaatCTAACTCTCTTTAATTCATATGGTTCAataaacaactttaataggaaTTCAGAATTTAATTCTCTTTAACccaactcctcctcaattcaattcctcctaATCCGATTATGAATTAATAAACATGCCAAAAGACTTAATTATATTAGATGCTTGGATCGGATGTTAATCATGATAATCGATCTagattaatttttatttatttgaagtcACAGATGTTGAATAGCGAACAAATGGGCAGCCGGTAGACTTTGAATATGGATAGGATTGCCTTTTGTCATAcattatcattattattattttttaatacaatcattttaatatcattttaaATGAAGTGTATGCCAAAATGGAAATTCAGCTagatgttttatttaattatatatacaacCCATatgacccaaaagaaaaattatatacacAACCCAAGACCTGCTTAGTGGAAACCTAACAAGTTTGTCTAATAGATTGAACACGGTGGTTGGTTGTACAATTTAAGAACTATCAAATTATTAGATGGTGATAATTAACATCTTAATTAAGACCCCAACATCATACTCTGTTATTTGTACTATGCATAAGAATGAAATGTGGATGAGGAATGCCCCttacaaacaaaatttaaaaggtAATCCTAAAAGGGTCATATTTTCTAACCACATTAAGTAGCAAAGAAATCGGGGAATGAGAATTGAACATAATTTTCttgcaaataaattttttaatactaCGCTAGAGGGTCACCATCTCCAAAAACTTAGTTATCAAGAAATGAACAATCGATCAGACTTACAATAATAAATACATGGATTACGACAATGTGTAGTTGCCTAAGGTGGTTGTAGAAATGTTATATTCTTTTTACAATGTGATGCATCGAGAATCAAAATTAACAAACCGACAAGGGTTTAGATTTGAGCAGATACACTGGATCTCACTCTTTGCTCATCTTGGCTTGAATATTCGTTGTACTACTTCTCTGAACGTCAAACACGTAATTTGAGTATGTCTTTCCAACTCTTGATCGCTTTCTCATCAAATTTTGGACAAATCGTCTTCTTAACAAATTTAGCATTTGAACAAAGTCTCGCCTTGTCCTACATCACCATTTTTCAAAGAATAGTACTGGTATACAATACCTTATGAACTGTGGCGTGGACTAGAAGGAAATAATGCGGGTCCTAAGGAAAAGAGGGGGGCCAAACCAAATAGCAAAGTGTTGAAAATGGGTTATTTCTTTAGACATGGGCTAAGACAACTAGTGTAGAAACAGTACCGCAAAACCAAGCACAATAGTGCAACACAATATGGATGTGTGAAGATGAAGTAAAAGGAGTGAAAGTGCCAATAATGGCAGCAAATACAGCATCAATTGCAATGGGAAAGAACGAAACTGCAGCAGGCGCACAAACACAACCTCTctgacacacacacactaacAAGACAAAATAAATGCTGTTATGTGGACCAGCATACCATTCTCTTTCACTTTAGCTTCCTCACACACCCACCCAAAAGAGAGAGgtggaaaaaagagaaaaataaaatcttgcTCTCACCCCtttatttcttcttatttttagaATAGTTGTCGCGCGCGCGTGAGTGATTCTAATCGTTAATGTAATTAGAAGTTAATGTAGAGTTTTACTTACATCAACGGCCGTTAATGTAATTAGAAGTTAGTGTAGAGTTCTACTTACATCAACGGTTGAGAATCAACCACACGCAAACCCACACTCATAAACAATTAGAAGTTGTTCATGCGTAGAGTcaaatgctcttaaccacttgataATGACATAGaaactgtttttttattaCCTTTAGATATACCCTCGGATTCTCTCGTTGTCTTTATCGTAAACCCTTGTTTTAAGGCCTGTTTAATTAGGAACTAACTGGGTTTTGCGTCTGAGAATCAATCTCAAACAGTTTAAGTCTTTAATCTGGGAAAAATTTGAGGAACATTGCAGGAAAGATTCCAGGCAAACAGAGTAACGTCAAATCtgacatattttctttttctttttctttttctctcctctctttctctctctttctttctgtctTACACATAAAACACATTAATTTTGGGGTGGTTTAGGGTTTCAGAGAGCAATAATTAGGAACTGGACCAGGGTTGCAGGGTGTGAGAGAGTACTAACGTGACCCTGTCGGCTCTTCTGCAAAATAAGAGGACTCTCTCTTACTCATTCATTCACTCACTCAGTGTAGTCATCACTCATTTTGAGTACAAAACAAACCACCTGCACCTTGCATCAATAGATTTTATGGGGTTGGATGGGTGGTAGGAAACACAAACCACTTTCTCAGTTGTTCTCAGAATACCCATCTATCTCTTTCTTGGCCTCTTCttatctccctctctctctctctcttccctatACTTTGTCATAATCTTAGTTTTAGCTCTAATTATCTGAATACCCTCCTTCTTTAATCAAATGTCAGAACAAGCTTCTTACTTATGCTTCCAATGGTGGTGCAACTACAACAATATTTCTACCATTTTTACAGTCTAATTTCTGGGAGGTAAGATTTATTCAAGCTCTTGCTTGTAGGGCCccctcttttctcttttcctgtTTGAGTTCCAagatttgttttaaattgtttatgTGAGTTAATATtcaatcttttcttcttcagctaCTCCATCagtccatctctctctctcaagtcaTCCTCTCACCTCTTTGGAAATAGGGTTGAAATTAGTGAGATGGGTTGGTGGGTTTAGCACCCAAAATGTCAAAATCagaatacaaaaaagaaaaaagaaaaaagaaaaaagaataatctTAGGTTAGTGATTATATCTTTGATTAAGTTTTCTCTTGGGTTAGATTAGAGGTAGAGTATGAATTAGAGTtgagaaaatgacaaaaagatCCATAGTTTGAGTTTGAGAGACAGATCATGCCATGATGAAGATAGTTAATGTAATCACACTCtccattattatttatttttattagagaaaataaaaaggaggcTGAGATCAAGGCCAGTATAATAGCTATAGATATCAGATTTAATGGAGGTGAGAGGCCAAGATAAGGTAATAGGGATGCCAACCACTCTGGGCTATAATCCCCCCAATAGGGACTCTTCTTCTCCAGCCCTACCCTCAACTGCTAACAACACAATCTTCATCAACCCTCTTCAAACCCTAGACCCCCATCCTTCTCCTCATCATCACCAGCCTCATCAATTGAATCTATCACCACACAAATCATCAAGAAGAGATTCTGAGCAAAACCCAGATCCAATCTCATCTCCAATTGTTGTCACCCCAAgtgcaacaacaacaacagcaacatCAATTCCCGGTGGATCAAATTTCAAAGCACCACCAGctcaaccaccaccaccaccacagaAAGTTAGATATAGGGAATGCTTGAGAAACCACGCGGCCAGCAGCGGCGGCCACGTGCTCGATGGCTGCGGAGAATTCATGCCAAGTGGAGAGGAAGACATCCCAGAAGCACTAAAATGTGCAGCTTGTGAGTGCCATAGAAATTTCCACAGAAAAGAGATCGAAGGCGATCATTTGCCAAATAATTACTATGTTGTTAACCACCAAAAACACACCATTAGCCGTAGAGATTCAGAAACTAGAGTATTTCAACTCCCTCCACCCCCACTGCCTCCTGTTCATCATTCAGCTGTGGGGGGCCCAGTTCCCCCGATGATGATGGCGTTTGGAGGCGGTGGTGGGGGCGGAGGGGGGGCTGATGAGTCCTCGAGCGAGGATCTCAACATGAATAATTTGTTTCGGGCAACTTATGCGGCAGGCCAGCAGGCAGCGCGGTCAAAGAAGCGGTTTAGGACGAAGTTCAGTCAGGAGCAGAAGGAGAAGATGGTGGAGGTTGCTGAGAAGTTAGGGTGGAAGATCCAGAGGCATGATGAGCAAGAGGTGCAGAAGTTGTGTTCTGAAGTGGGTATAAAGAGGCAGGTGTTCAAGGTGTGGATGCACAATAATAAACAAgccatgaagaagaagcaaatgtAAGCCAAACTTCAATACATTGATTTGTGACTGGGAAAAGAGATCAATATAATCAGTGAATAATTAGATCAGATAATTTGTATGTgcacataaatatatatatagtcaaaTATGTAGCTAGCTAGAGAGATAGGAGATAGCTAGAGAAAATCAAGCACgctctcctttttttctttgtttttttgcttCTTAATTTAACATAAACCTAGCTATTTGATgctcatcttctttctctgcggtttgtttgtttggttgctttcga
Above is a genomic segment from Prunus dulcis chromosome 7, ALMONDv2, whole genome shotgun sequence containing:
- the LOC117636028 gene encoding zinc-finger homeodomain protein 6-like, which codes for MEVRGQDKVIGMPTTLGYNPPNRDSSSPALPSTANNTIFINPLQTLDPHPSPHHHQPHQLNLSPHKSSRRDSEQNPDPISSPIVVTPSATTTTATSIPGGSNFKAPPAQPPPPPQKVRYRECLRNHAASSGGHVLDGCGEFMPSGEEDIPEALKCAACECHRNFHRKEIEGDHLPNNYYVVNHQKHTISRRDSETRVFQLPPPPLPPVHHSAVGGPVPPMMMAFGGGGGGGGGADESSSEDLNMNNLFRATYAAGQQAARSKKRFRTKFSQEQKEKMVEVAEKLGWKIQRHDEQEVQKLCSEVGIKRQVFKVWMHNNKQAMKKKQM